In a genomic window of Anoxybacter fermentans:
- a CDS encoding ABC transporter permease has translation MGTFLNFKAMFYMIKKDLTIKMRYKIDSLSILLRPIAGILPLLLFSSYIHVKENTFFHYTGTDKYISYIAITYFFITYITHLMVSSSILITSELQQGTFETLMLSPVNAIYLLIGDMISAMVVQIIDFFLFYFLISIIFGEGIGFYDLSSMFFIIIIASLVAFGLGILLAGITIKTKLTKITFMINSILIFLAGVSYPITVFPTWLKYVALVNPITYCVDLMRYSILGTITYMKVPLEMSIIFVYSVCLFVVAVFIYMKIIRGLKVKGTLTNY, from the coding sequence ATGGGAACTTTCTTAAATTTTAAAGCGATGTTTTATATGATCAAAAAAGATCTGACTATTAAGATGAGATATAAAATTGATTCTCTGTCGATCTTATTGAGGCCTATTGCAGGAATTTTACCCCTTCTTTTGTTTTCCAGTTATATTCATGTAAAGGAAAATACATTTTTTCATTATACTGGGACAGATAAATATATTTCATATATTGCTATCACCTATTTCTTTATAACATATATTACTCATTTGATGGTGAGTTCAAGTATTTTGATAACTTCCGAACTACAACAAGGGACTTTTGAAACTTTGATGTTATCACCAGTTAATGCAATTTATCTTTTGATTGGCGATATGATTTCAGCTATGGTTGTTCAAATTATTGATTTTTTCCTATTCTATTTCCTGATCTCCATAATTTTTGGAGAAGGGATTGGCTTTTATGATTTGTCTTCCATGTTTTTTATTATCATTATTGCTTCATTAGTAGCTTTTGGCTTAGGAATTTTACTGGCGGGGATTACGATTAAGACAAAATTAACCAAAATAACTTTTATGATCAATTCAATATTAATCTTTTTAGCCGGAGTCAGTTATCCGATTACTGTATTTCCTACCTGGTTAAAATATGTGGCGCTAGTAAATCCAATCACCTACTGTGTTGATTTAATGCGATATAGTATCTTGGGAACAATTACATATATGAAAGTCCCTTTAGAAATGTCAATTATTTTTGTATATAGTGTCTGTTTATTTGTTGTGGCGGTCTTTATCTATATGAAAATCATTCGTGGATTAAAAGTAAAAGGGACACTAACAAATTATTAG
- a CDS encoding NCS2 family permease encodes MAEVKTNVEMKDSFLERQFKLTQNGTNVKTEFIAGLTTFLTMAYIIFVNPSILSATGMDAGAVYYATIFGAILGTLCMAFFANYPFALAPGMGLNAFFAFTVVLGMGVSWKIALGLVFIEGIIFIILSVVPIREMIVNCIPMSLKAAIAAGIGLFIAFIGLQSANIVVKNDAVLVQLGDIMSGPALIALIGLIVIGILHAYRVKGALLWGILIATVLGWVNGVTPALKGIIEWPSFTNWAPVFFKLDIAGAWNGIFSGGLLTVLIAFLFVDMFDTAGTLVGVSTQAGYLDEEGNLPKASKALLADAIGTTGGALFGTSTVTTYIESASGVSEGGRTGLTGVFVSIFFFLALFFKPLIGIIPAAATAPALIFVGTMMMKNATKIKWDDVTEMLPAFITMIAMPLTYSIAEGIALGFISYPLLKLLTGKGKEVHWLVYVLGVIFLVKYIWV; translated from the coding sequence ATGGCAGAAGTTAAGACCAACGTAGAAATGAAAGATTCTTTTTTGGAAAGGCAATTTAAGTTAACTCAGAATGGAACAAATGTTAAGACTGAATTTATTGCTGGTTTAACTACATTCTTGACAATGGCTTATATAATTTTTGTTAACCCAAGCATTTTGAGTGCTACAGGAATGGATGCAGGAGCAGTTTATTATGCTACAATCTTTGGCGCGATTTTAGGTACTTTATGCATGGCGTTTTTTGCAAACTATCCATTTGCACTGGCGCCGGGGATGGGCTTAAATGCTTTCTTTGCCTTTACAGTTGTATTAGGTATGGGAGTTTCCTGGAAAATAGCCTTAGGTCTGGTGTTCATTGAGGGGATTATCTTCATTATTTTAAGCGTTGTACCAATTCGTGAAATGATTGTTAACTGTATCCCCATGAGTTTAAAGGCAGCCATTGCTGCAGGTATTGGTCTTTTTATAGCATTCATCGGACTTCAGAGTGCCAATATTGTGGTTAAAAATGATGCAGTTTTAGTCCAATTAGGTGACATTATGAGTGGTCCAGCTCTAATTGCACTGATCGGTTTGATTGTCATCGGTATATTACACGCCTATAGAGTTAAAGGTGCACTTCTCTGGGGTATTTTGATTGCAACTGTCCTGGGCTGGGTAAATGGTGTTACTCCCGCTCTTAAAGGTATTATTGAATGGCCATCTTTCACAAATTGGGCTCCTGTATTCTTTAAATTAGATATTGCTGGTGCCTGGAATGGTATCTTTAGTGGCGGTCTTTTGACAGTGCTTATCGCTTTCCTTTTTGTCGATATGTTTGATACAGCTGGTACTCTGGTAGGCGTAAGTACCCAGGCTGGTTATCTGGATGAAGAAGGTAATTTACCAAAAGCTAGTAAAGCCCTTTTGGCTGATGCTATTGGTACTACTGGCGGTGCTTTATTTGGTACTTCTACCGTTACAACCTATATTGAGTCAGCTTCCGGTGTTTCTGAAGGTGGTCGGACCGGTTTAACAGGTGTTTTTGTATCAATCTTCTTCTTCCTGGCTCTCTTCTTCAAACCATTGATCGGTATTATTCCAGCAGCCGCTACTGCTCCGGCTCTGATTTTTGTCGGTACCATGATGATGAAAAATGCTACCAAGATTAAGTGGGATGACGTTACTGAAATGCTCCCAGCCTTTATTACTATGATTGCAATGCCTTTAACTTACTCCATTGCAGAAGGTATTGCACTCGGTTTTATCTCTTATCCATTGCTGAAACTTCTTACTGGTAAGGGTAAAGAGGTACACTGGTTGGTATATGTTTTAGGAGTTATTTTCCTTGTCAAGTATATATGGGTATAA
- a CDS encoding restriction endonuclease subunit S: protein MSDIYIGLENIEKEIGKINGFLNSEEIKGISNIFKKEDILFAKLRPNLRKFWFATFEGVCSTELFVIKAKDNKIYQKFLYLIIQSKNFLKLAESKVFGTKMPRTSWEILKNYKFLLPPLPEQQCIAQILTQIDKTIEKEQKYKEKLKRLKQSLMEDLLTGKIRVNHLIKEGVEDV, encoded by the coding sequence ATTAGTGATATTTACATTGGTTTAGAGAATATTGAAAAGGAAATTGGAAAAATTAATGGATTTTTAAACTCTGAGGAAATAAAAGGGATTTCAAATATATTTAAAAAGGAAGATATCTTATTTGCCAAACTTAGACCAAACTTAAGAAAGTTTTGGTTTGCAACTTTTGAGGGTGTTTGCTCAACAGAATTGTTTGTGATTAAAGCAAAAGATAATAAAATTTATCAAAAATTCCTATATTTAATTATTCAATCAAAAAATTTTTTAAAATTAGCGGAATCCAAAGTTTTTGGAACTAAAATGCCAAGAACAAGCTGGGAAATTTTAAAAAATTATAAATTTCTACTTCCCCCACTCCCAGAACAACAATGCATAGCCCAAATTCTAACACAAATAGACAAGACCATAGAAAAAGAACAAAAATATAAAGAAAAACTTAAAAGGTTAAAGCAGAGTTTAATGGAAGACCTTTTGACTGGTAAAATAAGAGTTAATCATTTAATCAAAGAGGGTGTGGAAGATGTATAA
- a CDS encoding ABC transporter ATP-binding protein, with the protein MKRPLVCENVTRKYIVGKKKSKREIVAVNQVNLAIQEGEIFGLLGPNGAGKTTLIKMISTLLFPTEGNIYVNGYDIYKDEKEIKCTIGVLLANNRSLYLKLTAKENLEFFCNLYNVPRSEQEARIDEVLTMVGLLDRKNDYVETFSHGMLQRLNIARAMIHKPKFLILDEPTNGLDPVAANELRNTIIRLNNQGLTILLTTHNMMEADMLSNRVAIIHQGKIISEGSPEQLKKSINKNIYEVKVKRTEIEKATEILKEIGIEKVNIISGDHLDQLSIRMLSDKAYNLEEMNRIFNNKGLEVYGLSLHNPTLEDVFINLTGKAL; encoded by the coding sequence ATGAAGAGACCATTAGTCTGTGAAAATGTAACCCGTAAATATATTGTAGGTAAAAAAAAGAGCAAACGGGAGATTGTTGCAGTAAATCAAGTAAATCTTGCTATACAGGAAGGGGAGATCTTTGGCCTTTTAGGACCAAATGGAGCTGGTAAAACTACTTTAATTAAGATGATCTCTACTTTGTTATTTCCAACTGAGGGGAATATTTATGTTAATGGATATGATATTTATAAAGATGAAAAAGAGATTAAATGTACCATTGGTGTGTTACTGGCGAATAATCGTTCCCTTTATCTAAAGTTAACAGCAAAAGAAAATCTGGAGTTTTTCTGTAACTTATATAATGTGCCTCGCTCTGAACAGGAGGCGAGAATTGATGAAGTTTTAACAATGGTTGGTCTATTGGATCGCAAAAATGATTATGTGGAAACCTTTTCTCATGGAATGTTACAACGATTAAATATTGCAAGAGCTATGATTCACAAACCTAAGTTTTTGATTTTGGATGAACCAACAAATGGTTTAGACCCGGTTGCTGCTAATGAATTACGTAATACGATTATCCGGCTTAACAATCAAGGTTTGACCATTTTATTGACAACCCATAACATGATGGAGGCAGATATGCTCTCTAATAGAGTGGCTATTATTCATCAAGGTAAAATCATTAGTGAAGGGAGTCCAGAACAGTTAAAGAAAAGTATTAATAAAAATATTTATGAAGTTAAAGTAAAAAGAACAGAGATTGAAAAAGCAACTGAGATCTTAAAAGAGATTGGTATTGAAAAAGTAAATATTATAAGTGGAGACCATTTAGATCAATTAAGTATCAGAATGTTGAGTGACAAAGCTTATAATTTAGAAGAGATGAACAGGATCTTTAATAACAAAGGATTAGAAGTTTACGGTTTATCTTTACATAACCCAACCCTTGAAGATGTATTTATCAACCTGACAGGAAAAGCACTTTAA
- a CDS encoding ABC transporter permease — MGEFFKVFVFSFKKQVREFKRYPNFFLKSFFYTPFAIILPYWFTIRVFLGQDDLESLNMTFTLLLGAILWNFIYFSVIESYNIINRELNTGTIELIYLSPASRIAWLLGSSFAPSLMFLFSLGAVTTLFYFLFRLSVTINLWTFSIALLMTVISSWSMSLMVFILTIWLKKIFNVLNFSLEVIAIFVGILYPVTYLPIYIRWISYCIPVTYGISLIRESFMSGYSSHILLDIVALSVLTVIYMAFSVTFFTRLERRLKNNGNFLKF; from the coding sequence ATGGGGGAGTTTTTTAAAGTATTTGTCTTTAGTTTTAAAAAACAGGTACGGGAGTTTAAAAGATATCCCAACTTCTTTTTAAAGAGTTTCTTTTATACTCCGTTTGCTATAATATTACCTTATTGGTTTACAATTCGTGTTTTTTTAGGGCAGGATGATCTGGAAAGTTTGAATATGACTTTTACTCTGTTATTAGGGGCAATTCTCTGGAACTTTATCTATTTTTCAGTTATCGAGTCATATAACATTATTAATCGAGAGCTAAACACTGGAACGATTGAATTGATTTATTTATCTCCTGCTTCCAGAATTGCCTGGCTTTTAGGGAGTAGTTTTGCCCCCAGTTTAATGTTTCTTTTTTCCTTAGGTGCTGTAACTACTTTATTCTACTTTCTTTTTCGCCTTTCGGTTACAATAAATCTCTGGACATTTTCTATTGCACTTTTGATGACTGTTATATCCAGTTGGTCTATGAGCTTAATGGTGTTTATCTTGACGATCTGGTTAAAGAAAATTTTTAATGTATTGAATTTTTCTTTAGAGGTAATTGCCATCTTTGTAGGGATTTTATATCCAGTGACTTATTTGCCCATTTACATTAGATGGATTAGTTATTGTATTCCTGTTACCTATGGTATTTCTCTCATAAGAGAATCTTTTATGTCGGGGTATTCTTCCCATATTCTTTTGGATATCGTAGCTTTATCAGTTTTAACAGTAATATATATGGCTTTTTCTGTTACCTTTTTCACTCGACTGGAAAGGAGATTAAAGAACAATGGGAACTTTCTTAAATTTTAA